Genomic segment of Tissierella sp.:
AGGAATAGTTCTTTTATCGGGAATAGATTGGTTTTCAGGTATGTTTAGGACGGTTCTAAATGTAGATATAGATGCTTTAATTTCAATGCTTATAGCTAAAGATGTAAACGAGTTAAACTATGATATTCTAAATAAGAATTAAGAAAGCTAGGAGGAATCATTGTGAATAAGAAAAAACGAATAGTAATAGCTTTAGGTGGTAATGCTTTAGGAAATAACTTGGAAGAGCAAAAAGTAGCAGTTAAAACAACTGCCACTGCTATTGTAGACTTAATAGAAGAAGGCTGTGAGGTAGTAATAGCTCATGGAAATGGTCCCCAGGTAGGTATGATACACAATGCAATGTCAAGTTCATCTATACCACTATATATTTCTGGAGCTATGAGTCAAACTTATATAGGATTTGATTTGGAAAATGCACTTAGAGAGGAATTACTAAATAGAAAAATTCAAAATATTCCAGTAACTACTATAATGACCCAAATTGTAGTTGATAGAGAAGATCCGTCCTTTCAAAATCCAACAAAGCCAATTGGAAGATTTATGTCATTAGAAGAAGCAAATCTTGCTAAAGAAGAGCATGGTTTTGTCATTGTAGAGGATTCAGGACGAGGATATAGAAGGGTAGTACCTTCACCAGCTCCTATAAGAATAGTTGAAATTGATTCAATAAAAGCTTTAGTAGAAAGTGGACAATTAGTAATTTCTTGTGGAGGCGGGGGTATACCAGTTATAGAAGAGGGAAATAATTTAAAGGGTATAGATGCAGTAATAGATAAGGATTTTGCTAGTGGTTTATTGGCAAAAGAACTGGATGCAGATTTCTTAATAATCCTAACAGCAGTAGAGAAGGTTGCAATAAACTTTGGAAAGGAAAATGAAAAGTGGCTATCTGATTTAAGTATAGAAGAAGCTAAAAAGTATATAGAAGAAGGGCATTTTGCACCAGGTTCCATGTTACCAAAGATAGTAGCTGCAATGGACTTTGCAGGGTCTAAAGCGGGCAGATCTGCACTAATTACACTGTTAGAGAAGGCTAAGGAAGGAATCAAGGGAGATACTGGAACTAGAATTCATATGTAAAATTACAAGAAAAAAGTATTAATATTAATTATAATAATGAAGAATAAGTTTTAAAAAGGTAGGTTTTCCATTTGT
This window contains:
- the arcC gene encoding carbamate kinase translates to MNKKKRIVIALGGNALGNNLEEQKVAVKTTATAIVDLIEEGCEVVIAHGNGPQVGMIHNAMSSSSIPLYISGAMSQTYIGFDLENALREELLNRKIQNIPVTTIMTQIVVDREDPSFQNPTKPIGRFMSLEEANLAKEEHGFVIVEDSGRGYRRVVPSPAPIRIVEIDSIKALVESGQLVISCGGGGIPVIEEGNNLKGIDAVIDKDFASGLLAKELDADFLIILTAVEKVAINFGKENEKWLSDLSIEEAKKYIEEGHFAPGSMLPKIVAAMDFAGSKAGRSALITLLEKAKEGIKGDTGTRIHM